GTCGATCGCCTCCTTCGCCGCGTTCAGCTGCCCCTTCCCACCGTCGATTACGACGAGGTCCGGGAGCGGCCGCTTCTCCTCGACGCGGCGGCGGAAGTAGCGGCCGACCACCTCGCGCATCGAGGCGAAGTCGTCGATGCCCTGCACCGTCTCGACCTTGAACTTGCGGTACTCGCTCCGCTTCGCGCGCCCGTTCTCGAACCACACGCAGCTCGCGACGGTGTCCGTCCCCTGCGCGTGCGAGATGTCGAAGCAGACGAGCGCGCGCGGCACGCGCCGGAGCCCGAGCTCGCGCTGCAGCTCGTACACCGGGTCGGCGGCGCGCTCGCCGGCTTCGAGATTCGACAGCTTCAACTCTTCCAACAGGTGTCGCGCGTTCTGCTCGGCGAGGTCGACGAGCTGCCGCCGCGACCCGCGCTGCGGGACGAGCACCTTCGTCCGTTCGAGCGACTCCTCGAGGATCTCGCGGTCCGGGAAGTCGAACGGGACCAGCAGTTCGCCCGCGCGGTCCTCACTCGCGCCGAGGTAGCTGCGCGCGAGGAACGCGGCGAGCGCGTCGGCGTCGTCGGCGCCCTCCACATTTTCGAGGAAGCGGTGGTCGCGCGCGAGGAGTTTCCCGCTCCGAATGCGGAGGATGGCCACGCACGCGTCGTCGCCGTCCCGCGCGTATCCCACGACGTCGCGGTCGCCGCCTTCGAGCTCGACGACGACGGTGGGCTCCTGCATGCGTTCCAGGTGCTTGAGCGCGTCGCGCAGCTCTCCCGCCCGCTCGAAGTCGAGTCGCTCGGCCGCGTCCTGCATCCGCGCGCTGATGCGCCGCACGACCTCGTCGGTCTTGCCGTCGAGGAAGACGACGACTTCGTCGATCATCGCGCGGTAGTCGTCGACCGACTGGTTCCCGATGCACGGCGCCTTGCACCGGCCGATCGCGAAGTCGAGGCACGCGCGCTCGGGCAGCTCGCGCGGCATGTCGTAGTTGCAGGAGCGGACGGTGAAGATCCGCTTGACGACGGCGAGCGCGCGCCGCATCTGCCCGACGTCGGTGTACGGGCCGAAGTAGCGCGCGCCGTCGGCCTGCAGGCGGCGCGTGACGAAGACGCGCGGGTACGGCTCGTTCAGCGTGACCTTGATGTACGGGTAGTTCTTGTCGTCGCGCAGCGCGATGTTGTACCGCGGCTTGTACTCCTTGATGAGGTTCGCCTCGAGGATGAGTGCGTGCGCCTCGGTGGGCACGACAATGGTCTCGAGGTCGCGCACGTTCC
This is a stretch of genomic DNA from Gemmatimonadetes bacterium T265. It encodes these proteins:
- the uvrC gene encoding UvrABC system protein C, which encodes MLTPPEAVAAKLPHLPESPGVYLWKDADGRVLYVGKAKRLRSRVRSYFASDHPESPKTRGLVRNVRDLETIVVPTEAHALILEANLIKEYKPRYNIALRDDKNYPYIKVTLNEPYPRVFVTRRLQADGARYFGPYTDVGQMRRALAVVKRIFTVRSCNYDMPRELPERACLDFAIGRCKAPCIGNQSVDDYRAMIDEVVVFLDGKTDEVVRRISARMQDAAERLDFERAGELRDALKHLERMQEPTVVVELEGGDRDVVGYARDGDDACVAILRIRSGKLLARDHRFLENVEGADDADALAAFLARSYLGASEDRAGELLVPFDFPDREILEESLERTKVLVPQRGSRRQLVDLAEQNARHLLEELKLSNLEAGERAADPVYELQRELGLRRVPRALVCFDISHAQGTDTVASCVWFENGRAKRSEYRKFKVETVQGIDDFASMREVVGRYFRRRVEEKRPLPDLVVIDGGKGQLNAAKEAIDAVGLSELPMISLAKREEEVFVVGRSESVRISRRSPALRMLQQARDEAHRFAVTFQRKRRAVRTVTSELMTIPGIGPVKRRQLLQHFGSVAALRAATPAQIAELPGWTVESGARVLAGLAASDPTRRDAATVAPVSSGAET